The following coding sequences are from one Vicugna pacos chromosome 19, VicPac4, whole genome shotgun sequence window:
- the CD40 gene encoding tumor necrosis factor receptor superfamily member 5, protein MVRLPLQCLLWGCFLTTVHPEPLTKCREDQYVINSQCCNLCPPGEKLVNDCTEVTATECLPCSKGEFLATWNREKHCHQHKYCDPNLGLLVQREGTLKTDTICICGEGQHCTSDTCESCTQNSLCLPGLGVKQIATGVSDTICEPCPVGFFSNVSSAFEKCYPWTSCESKGLVEQRAGTNKTDVVCGFQHRMRALVVIPITMGILFAVLLVSACIRKVAKEQETKILHPKAERQDPVETIDPDPTPVQETLHWCQPVTQEDGKESRISVQERE, encoded by the exons ATGGTTCGCCTGCCTCTGCAGTGTCTCCTCTGGGGTTGCTTTTTGACCACC GTCCACCCAGAACCACTCACTAAATGCAGAGAAGACCAATATGTAATAAACAGTCAGTGCTGTAATCTGTGCCCACCAG gagaGAAACTGGTGAATGACTGCACAGAGGTCACCGCCACAGAATGCCTTCCTTGCAGTAAAGGCGAATTTCTAGCCACCTGGAACAGAGAGAAACACTGTCACCAGCACAAATACTGTGACCCCA ACCTAGGGCTCCTGGTCCAGAGGGAGGGCACTTTGAAAACAGACACCATTTGCATATGTGGAGAAGGTCAACACTGTACCAGTGACACCTGCGAAAGTTGCACCCAGAACAGCTTGTGCCTCCCTGGCCTCGGGGTCAAGCAGATCG ctACAGGGGTCTCTGATACCATCTGTGAACCCTGCCCGGTTGGCTTCTTCTCCAACGTGTcatctgcttttgaaaagtgttaCCCTTGGACAAG CTGTGAGAGCAAAGGCCTCGTGGAGCAACGTGCAGGGACTAACAAGACTGATGTCGTCTGTG GTTTCCAGCATCGGATGAGAGCCCTGGTGGTGATCCCCATCACGATGGGGATCCTGTTTGCTGTCCTGTTGGtatctgcctgtatca gAAAGGTGGCCAAGGAGCAAGAGACTAAG ATCCTCCACCCTAAGGCTGAAAGGCAGGATCCTGTGGAGACGATTGATCCTGACCCCACTCCAGTGCAAGAGACCTTACACTGGTGCCAACCGGTCACCCAGGAGGATGGCAAGGAAAGCCGCATCTCTGTGCAGGAGCGAGAGTGA